A genomic segment from Chitinophaga niabensis encodes:
- a CDS encoding DUF3822 family protein gives MPVAYTIQPTYAIDDATLLETDLTICTLLVLIGSGTFSYAVLAPNTRKFLALKSYSYQPKTLAVADLEMIEQIFDADKLLFTAFKEVLLAFDSPDSTLVPEPLFAGQLKKDYLHTAHLERMQEAVLTDSLPDLGMVNVYATDKDILGFLRKEFSSDRVVHAHSALLKSYKQDRDIMFSDGVVFIEVQQQQFALTIYAAGKLLLQQQLPYRSGLDIVYYIVNSLRQLELTELQAKIKLGGALTKDSQVYQELNRFLPRLDWVNKPEGFLYIGKMNEVPAHHFHNLYALALCV, from the coding sequence ATGCCCGTGGCTTATACCATACAACCGACTTACGCGATAGACGATGCCACTCTGCTGGAAACGGATCTGACGATCTGCACCCTGCTGGTGCTCATCGGTAGCGGCACCTTCAGTTATGCCGTATTGGCGCCAAATACCCGCAAGTTCCTGGCGCTGAAGAGTTACAGCTATCAGCCTAAAACACTGGCGGTGGCCGATCTGGAAATGATCGAACAGATCTTTGATGCAGATAAATTATTGTTCACTGCTTTCAAAGAAGTGCTGCTGGCTTTTGATTCTCCCGATAGTACACTGGTACCGGAACCTTTATTCGCCGGCCAGCTTAAAAAGGATTACCTCCATACTGCACACCTGGAAAGGATGCAGGAAGCCGTATTGACAGATAGCCTGCCGGACCTGGGCATGGTAAATGTATATGCTACGGATAAAGATATCCTGGGTTTCCTCCGCAAAGAGTTTTCTTCAGACAGGGTGGTGCATGCACATTCCGCATTGCTGAAATCCTATAAGCAGGACCGGGATATCATGTTCTCCGATGGGGTAGTGTTCATTGAAGTACAACAACAGCAATTCGCCCTTACTATTTACGCCGCCGGTAAATTATTGCTGCAACAGCAGTTACCTTACCGCAGCGGTCTCGATATTGTATACTACATCGTTAATTCCCTGCGTCAGCTCGAACTGACGGAACTACAGGCAAAAATAAAACTCGGTGGTGCACTCACAAAGGACTCCCAGGTGTACCAGGAACTAAACCGTTTTTTACCGCGGCTGGACTGGGTAAACAAACCGGAAGGTTTCCTTTACATCGGCAAGATGAATGAAGTGCCTGCACATCATTTTCACAATCTTTATGCATTGGCCTTATGCGTATAG
- a CDS encoding MATE family efflux transporter, which translates to MQVNLSNRQILKIAGPICLALILPQINHMTNAAFLGHLGEFPFAVNAIAGIYYLVMYMIAHGLNNGLQVLFARRAGELNYAGMGRYFSNGLMLALLFSAVAILITYSLAPYFFAHSLHDAHIRDAATSFIRIRIWGLPFLMLMGLCNSFYTGTGNTRLLAVTSLFQEAVNISLDYGLIFGKMGLPALGLNGAAYASIIAEFTGFLVAFSLLFGFKFPKKFHLFTWLKPDMTAIRNILSISAPLIVQFLFSIGSWLIFFIFIEHLGQRPLAISNMMRSIFGLFGIFTWALASTCNTMVSNLIGQGRENEVIRTVKKISGIAFLCAMVVSLLINIFPYQLLHIYTPDTAMITEALPSIHVCTLVTLLSSVTAIVFNGVTGTGNTRINLFIEFAAVTVYLVYCFVVIERWQSPLHWAWGAEFVYWITMISLALWYLRSGRWKGKTIA; encoded by the coding sequence ATGCAAGTTAACTTATCTAATAGACAGATCCTGAAGATTGCGGGTCCTATCTGCCTGGCCCTTATCCTGCCCCAGATCAATCATATGACCAATGCCGCTTTCCTGGGTCACCTGGGAGAGTTCCCTTTTGCCGTGAACGCTATCGCCGGAATTTATTACCTGGTAATGTACATGATCGCCCATGGCCTCAATAACGGGTTGCAGGTACTTTTTGCACGCAGGGCAGGTGAATTGAACTATGCAGGTATGGGCCGTTATTTTTCGAACGGTTTGATGCTGGCCCTGCTTTTTTCTGCCGTAGCCATCCTCATCACCTATTCACTTGCCCCCTACTTTTTTGCACATAGCCTGCACGACGCACATATCCGGGATGCAGCCACTTCGTTCATCCGTATCCGTATCTGGGGTTTGCCCTTCCTGATGCTGATGGGCTTATGCAATTCATTTTACACAGGCACCGGAAATACCCGGCTGCTGGCCGTTACCTCCCTTTTCCAGGAAGCGGTGAATATCAGCCTGGATTACGGGTTGATCTTTGGCAAGATGGGTTTACCGGCATTGGGTTTAAATGGAGCAGCCTATGCATCCATTATTGCAGAATTCACAGGTTTCCTGGTGGCTTTTTCTTTGCTGTTCGGTTTTAAATTTCCTAAGAAATTTCACCTGTTCACCTGGCTGAAACCAGATATGACGGCTATACGGAATATACTTAGTATCTCCGCGCCGCTGATCGTGCAGTTCCTCTTCAGCATCGGCAGCTGGCTGATCTTCTTTATTTTCATTGAGCACCTGGGGCAAAGGCCACTGGCTATTTCCAACATGATGCGAAGCATCTTCGGGCTCTTTGGTATTTTCACCTGGGCGCTGGCTTCCACCTGCAACACCATGGTCAGTAACCTGATCGGGCAGGGACGGGAAAATGAAGTGATCAGAACGGTGAAGAAGATCTCCGGGATTGCATTCCTTTGTGCCATGGTGGTAAGCCTGCTGATCAACATCTTCCCTTACCAGTTACTGCATATCTATACACCGGATACTGCCATGATCACAGAGGCACTCCCCTCTATACATGTATGTACACTCGTTACTTTACTTTCTTCCGTAACCGCGATCGTATTCAATGGTGTAACCGGCACCGGCAACACGCGCATCAATCTTTTCATTGAATTTGCGGCAGTTACGGTATACCTGGTCTATTGTTTTGTAGTGATAGAACGCTGGCAAAGTCCGCTGCACTGGGCCTGGGGCGCAGAGTTCGTTTACTGGATCACTATGATCTCGCTGGCATTGTGGTACCTGAGGAGTGGCAGATGGAAAGGAAAAACTATTGCATAG
- a CDS encoding tetratricopeptide repeat protein, protein MLKKTILLFLTCWVSISLQAQTVEELFAQAQLLEKQMKDAEALVKYKEVLQVSPGHVPSFNQASLICGREGARQKDKAQKLEYFNQAKIYAFEALKVEPENPVANYAMAMSWAYIGAISGAKEKVAAYSETKKYADLAIKFKPDYAEPYHLLGRWNYELANFNGIEKAAAKVLFGGVPPGTIEGAITSYEKCNQLKASIIQNYLDLAIAFKHNNQETQAMEVLNKGLRLRPIIQDDQIYKAEMKKMLDAMQ, encoded by the coding sequence ATGCTTAAGAAAACCATTTTACTGTTTCTAACCTGCTGGGTTTCAATTTCCCTGCAAGCGCAAACCGTTGAAGAACTGTTTGCACAGGCGCAGCTCCTCGAAAAACAAATGAAGGATGCTGAAGCACTTGTTAAATACAAAGAAGTTTTACAGGTATCTCCCGGCCATGTGCCCTCTTTCAACCAGGCCAGCCTGATCTGCGGAAGAGAAGGGGCAAGGCAGAAAGACAAAGCACAGAAACTGGAGTATTTCAACCAGGCGAAGATCTATGCTTTCGAAGCCTTGAAAGTAGAACCCGAAAACCCTGTTGCCAATTACGCAATGGCCATGTCATGGGCCTATATCGGCGCTATATCAGGCGCCAAGGAAAAAGTAGCAGCTTACTCGGAGACCAAAAAATATGCAGACCTCGCCATCAAGTTCAAACCGGATTATGCAGAACCTTATCACCTGCTGGGAAGATGGAACTATGAACTGGCCAACTTCAACGGTATTGAAAAGGCAGCGGCCAAAGTATTGTTCGGTGGTGTACCTCCGGGAACTATTGAAGGAGCTATTACCAGTTATGAAAAATGCAACCAGCTAAAAGCCAGCATCATCCAGAACTATCTTGATCTTGCCATTGCTTTCAAACATAATAACCAGGAAACACAGGCCATGGAAGTGTTGAACAAAGGCCTGCGGCTCCGTCCCATTATCCAGGACGACCAGATCTATAAGGCAGAAATGAAGAAGATGCTGGATGCTATGCAATAG
- a CDS encoding dihydroneopterin aldolase has protein sequence MLSIALEGLKFYAYHGLYPEEQVIGNYFLLDIEVSIPEPQHPSSLIESVNYEVLHAIAKRIMATPQPLLEQVVHDISVTIKSTFPAVSRSKVVLKKQAPPFGGDLTFSAVTLEKQY, from the coding sequence ATGCTATCTATTGCGCTGGAGGGATTAAAATTCTACGCTTATCATGGCCTTTACCCGGAAGAACAGGTAATAGGCAATTATTTCTTACTGGATATTGAAGTAAGTATCCCGGAACCGCAGCATCCTTCCTCCCTGATCGAATCTGTTAACTACGAAGTACTGCATGCTATCGCCAAACGCATTATGGCTACTCCACAGCCTTTGCTGGAACAGGTGGTACACGATATCTCGGTGACGATCAAAAGCACTTTCCCCGCCGTGAGCCGATCAAAAGTAGTGCTGAAAAAACAGGCGCCGCCCTTTGGTGGAGACCTTACTTTTTCCGCTGTAACACTCGAAAAACAATACTGA
- the trxB gene encoding thioredoxin-disulfide reductase gives MENNTPQEHVHVLIIGSGPAGYTAAIYAARANLKPVLYQGIQPGGQLTITTEVENYPGYPEGIQGPEMMVDFEKQASRMGADIRYGLATAVDFSSQPYKVEIDEEKTITADAIIIATGASAKWLGLPSEQRLNGSGVSACAVCDGFFFRGKEAAIVGAGDTAAEEALYLSKICSNVHMLVRRNEMRASKVMQDRVLKTSNIMVYWNSETLEVTGENKVDGVRIQNIVTKEEKTIPVSAFFVAIGHQPNSGIFANKLEMDDQGYIKTIPGTSRTSVEGVFACGDVQDKVYRQAVTAAGSGCMAALDAERYLSAKGH, from the coding sequence ATGGAAAACAACACTCCACAAGAGCATGTACACGTACTGATCATCGGATCAGGCCCGGCAGGGTACACGGCTGCTATTTATGCCGCCCGTGCCAACCTGAAACCGGTATTGTATCAGGGTATTCAACCTGGTGGTCAGCTAACCATCACTACAGAAGTTGAAAACTATCCAGGTTATCCGGAAGGGATCCAGGGACCTGAAATGATGGTGGACTTTGAAAAGCAGGCAAGCCGCATGGGCGCCGATATCCGTTATGGATTAGCTACTGCCGTGGACTTTTCCTCTCAGCCCTATAAAGTAGAAATAGACGAAGAAAAAACAATCACGGCAGATGCCATCATTATAGCTACCGGAGCTTCCGCCAAATGGCTGGGCCTCCCTTCTGAACAACGTCTGAACGGCAGCGGCGTTTCCGCCTGTGCTGTGTGCGACGGATTCTTCTTCAGAGGAAAAGAAGCAGCCATCGTTGGAGCAGGAGATACCGCAGCAGAAGAAGCGCTCTATCTTTCCAAAATATGCTCTAACGTACACATGCTGGTACGCCGCAATGAAATGAGAGCATCCAAAGTAATGCAGGACCGCGTGCTGAAAACTTCTAACATTATGGTTTACTGGAACTCCGAAACATTGGAAGTGACCGGTGAAAATAAAGTAGATGGTGTTCGCATCCAGAACATTGTAACGAAAGAAGAAAAGACCATTCCGGTGAGCGCATTCTTCGTAGCCATTGGTCACCAGCCTAATTCCGGCATCTTTGCCAACAAACTGGAAATGGACGATCAGGGATATATCAAAACCATCCCCGGTACCAGCAGAACCAGCGTGGAAGGCGTTTTTGCCTGTGGAGACGTGCAGGATAAAGTATACCGCCAGGCAGTAACTGCAGCCGGTAGCGGTTGTATGGCGGCATTAGACGCGGAAAGATACCTCTCTGCAAAAGGACATTAA
- a CDS encoding DUF4249 domain-containing protein, with protein sequence MRNAPIPLILTIMLGTACQKGNSVDLRDKGAQLVVEGMIEDGKFPTVTLSRSLDYFSKIDPEQLLASFVHGAKVTVSNGITTHQLREYSSDTSNGTGTCFYTVDTANILSAFVGERGASYTLRIETEGKVITSITTIPEGRFSLDSIGWKRVEGPDVSKVRLFVKVTDPPERGNYIRYFTSRNKEDFMAGLNSVFDDKVVNGTTFEIPLDAGVDKNKQIEMGDHQFFKRGDTVSLKFCNVDHGTYDFWRTLDYAYNDTGHPFSPTNRVTSNVQGALGNWGGYCVTYKTITIPK encoded by the coding sequence ATGCGAAACGCACCTATTCCGCTTATCCTGACAATTATGTTGGGCACGGCCTGTCAAAAAGGGAACTCTGTTGATCTCCGGGATAAAGGAGCGCAACTGGTGGTGGAAGGGATGATTGAGGATGGCAAATTCCCAACAGTAACGCTGAGCCGTAGCCTGGATTACTTTTCGAAAATTGATCCTGAGCAATTACTGGCCTCTTTTGTACATGGTGCAAAAGTGACCGTTTCCAACGGTATCACCACACACCAGCTGAGGGAGTACAGCTCTGATACCAGCAATGGCACCGGTACCTGTTTTTATACCGTGGATACGGCAAACATCCTCAGCGCTTTTGTAGGTGAAAGAGGAGCGAGTTACACGCTTCGCATAGAAACAGAAGGTAAAGTGATCACCTCCATTACCACTATCCCGGAAGGCAGGTTTTCCCTGGATTCTATCGGATGGAAAAGAGTGGAAGGGCCGGATGTTTCAAAGGTCCGCCTGTTTGTAAAAGTAACAGACCCGCCTGAAAGAGGTAATTATATCCGTTACTTTACTTCCCGCAATAAAGAAGACTTTATGGCAGGCCTTAACTCCGTGTTTGATGACAAAGTAGTGAACGGCACTACTTTTGAAATACCACTGGACGCAGGTGTTGACAAGAACAAACAAATAGAAATGGGTGATCATCAATTCTTTAAAAGAGGAGATACGGTTTCGCTCAAGTTCTGTAATGTAGATCATGGTACTTATGATTTCTGGCGTACGCTGGATTATGCATACAACGATACCGGCCATCCATTTTCCCCGACTAACCGTGTGACCAGTAATGTACAGGGAGCATTAGGTAACTGGGGAGGATATTGCGTAACGTACAAGACCATTACTATACCAAAATAA
- a CDS encoding sigma-70 family RNA polymerase sigma factor: protein MRQLKIATQITNRDSQAVEKYLQEISKIPLLTPEEETTLAQRIKMGDQRALERLTTGNLRFVVSVAKQYQHQGLSLSDLINEGNLGLIKAAQRFDETKGFKFISYAVWWIRQSILQALAEQGRLVRLPQNKIGTYNKANKAYMAFEQENEREPSTEELAEILEMSESEINNIFQSNTRHMSLDAPVHEAEDVAMGDLLEGGAVTDDDVMQDSLREEIRRVLKSLSPREAEIVNAYFGLDGENGATIEQIGQKYDLTKERIRQIKERAIKRLQKARYSGALKSYLG from the coding sequence ATGAGGCAACTTAAAATTGCCACCCAGATCACCAATCGTGATTCGCAGGCGGTAGAAAAGTACCTGCAGGAAATCTCGAAGATCCCATTGTTAACTCCAGAAGAGGAGACCACATTGGCCCAACGCATTAAGATGGGGGACCAAAGGGCTCTAGAAAGATTAACTACAGGAAACCTTCGTTTCGTTGTTTCTGTGGCCAAACAATATCAACACCAGGGCTTAAGCCTCAGCGACCTCATCAATGAGGGCAATTTAGGGTTGATCAAGGCAGCACAACGTTTCGATGAAACAAAAGGTTTCAAATTCATCTCTTACGCTGTATGGTGGATTCGCCAGTCCATTTTGCAGGCTTTGGCTGAACAGGGTCGTCTTGTTCGTCTCCCGCAAAATAAAATTGGCACTTATAATAAAGCGAACAAAGCGTATATGGCATTCGAACAGGAGAACGAACGCGAGCCTTCTACGGAAGAGCTGGCTGAGATCCTGGAAATGTCTGAATCGGAGATCAACAATATCTTCCAAAGTAATACCCGCCACATGTCCCTCGATGCACCCGTGCACGAAGCGGAAGATGTAGCCATGGGCGATCTGCTGGAAGGTGGCGCTGTAACCGACGATGATGTGATGCAGGATTCCCTGAGGGAAGAGATCCGCCGCGTGCTCAAATCCCTGAGCCCCCGCGAAGCGGAGATTGTGAACGCTTACTTTGGTCTGGATGGTGAAAATGGCGCAACAATTGAACAAATAGGGCAGAAGTATGACCTGACAAAGGAACGTATCCGTCAGATCAAAGAAAGAGCTATCAAAAGGCTGCAAAAAGCCCGCTATAGCGGTGCATTGAAATCCTATCTGGGATAA
- a CDS encoding threonine aldolase family protein: protein MDYRSDTFTKPSKGMLNAMLEAQTGDDVFGEDPTVNKLEAMMSELFGMEAALYCPSGTMSNQVAIKVHTLPGDEVICSTLAHVYIYEGGGIAFNAGAQVRALEGDRGMITAADVEAAINPDDVHKARTSLVCLENTSNRGGGCCYEWEQIEKIREVCNKHGLKLHLDGARLFNALLATGQTAAQFGATFDSISVCLNKGMGCPMGSVLLGSAAFIKEARRVRKKLGGGMRQAGYMAATGVYALENNVERLAEDHLHAKKIAAALLEREFTGHMLPVETNILIFEVKHPWSPITFRDFMQQQDIRVMAISPTQVRMVLHLDITPEMVDRTIAVIRSME, encoded by the coding sequence ATGGACTACAGAAGCGACACTTTTACAAAACCCAGCAAAGGCATGCTGAATGCCATGTTAGAAGCCCAGACAGGAGATGACGTTTTCGGAGAAGATCCTACCGTGAACAAACTGGAAGCCATGATGTCAGAACTTTTTGGCATGGAGGCTGCCCTTTACTGCCCTTCCGGCACAATGAGTAACCAGGTAGCCATCAAAGTACATACCCTCCCCGGAGATGAAGTGATCTGCAGCACCCTGGCGCATGTGTATATATATGAAGGAGGCGGCATCGCCTTCAACGCCGGCGCCCAGGTAAGAGCTTTGGAAGGAGACCGTGGTATGATCACTGCCGCCGATGTGGAAGCTGCCATCAACCCGGATGATGTACACAAAGCCAGAACTTCCCTCGTTTGCCTGGAAAATACTTCCAACCGTGGCGGCGGATGCTGTTACGAATGGGAGCAGATAGAAAAGATCCGGGAAGTCTGTAACAAACACGGCTTAAAATTACACCTGGACGGTGCCCGCCTTTTCAATGCCCTGCTGGCTACCGGCCAAACCGCAGCACAATTCGGCGCCACCTTCGACAGTATCTCTGTTTGCCTCAATAAAGGAATGGGCTGCCCCATGGGTTCCGTACTCCTGGGATCTGCCGCATTTATAAAAGAAGCCCGCCGCGTACGTAAAAAACTGGGAGGTGGTATGCGCCAGGCCGGTTATATGGCCGCAACTGGTGTTTATGCGTTGGAAAACAATGTAGAACGCCTCGCAGAAGATCACCTGCACGCAAAGAAGATCGCAGCCGCCCTGCTGGAAAGAGAATTCACCGGGCATATGCTGCCTGTGGAAACCAATATCCTCATCTTTGAAGTGAAACATCCCTGGTCACCCATTACCTTCCGGGATTTCATGCAGCAGCAGGATATCCGTGTGATGGCTATTTCCCCCACACAGGTACGCATGGTACTCCACCTGGATATTACGCCGGAAATGGTAGACAGGACCATTGCCGTGATCCGGAGCATGGAGTGA
- a CDS encoding valine--tRNA ligase — protein MELSKNYIPASAEDKWYQYWMDKQYFRSVPDERPPFTIVIPPPNVTGVLHMGHTLNETVQDILVRHARMSGFNACWVPGSDHASIATESKVVNMLKDEKGIEKSQLSREEFLKYAYEWKDKYGGIIYHQIKKLGCSVDWDRVSFTMDDHYYKAVIRVFVDLYDKGLIYRGARMINWDPKAKTALSDEEVEYKELNGKLYHVKYAIVNGDGKPTGEFITIATQRPETIMGDTAICVNPEDERYAHLNGHFAVVPLVNRKVPIIYDTYVDKEFGTGALKVTPAHDINDYNLGLKHHLEIVDTLNDDGTLSAAAEVFVGEDRFRARKKVVAALQEQGLMVKEEEYATRLGYSQRNPDTVVEPRISTQWFVKMADMAQPALDAVVNGDVKIHPGDRFLATYKYWMENVKDWCISRQLWWGQQIPAWYDDNGQFVVAETHDAALKLYASKFGKEAVKLKQDEDCLDTWFSSWLWPVEVFNGISDPDNKDINYYYPTSVLVTGQDIIFFWVARMIMAGLEYKQVKPFSDVYFTGMVRDKLGRKMSKQLGNSPDLLELIEKYGADAVRFGIMISSPAGNDLLFDDTSCEQGRFFNNKMWNALKLVKMWKPVENTGAPVPTFAVEWMENRLNEVHAEVEKLFKDFRLSEALKAIYSLIWDDFCSWYLEWIKPGFEQPIDAGVYEKTIGFFERLVQLLHPFMPFITEELYHLLRERKAGDDVVIRQFAKPAATNNTILTEGALAKEVISSIRDARNKNQFKPKDEIGLYIETHHGNAFKRIENIIAKQVNANVVAYTKEAIPGAIALVIGKDKFYLVTEREVDPAAQKEQLLKDLEYQQGFLKSVENKLSNERFVANAKPEVVEAERKKQSDCIAKIQAIEESLKTL, from the coding sequence ATGGAACTTTCGAAGAATTATATCCCTGCCTCGGCAGAAGACAAGTGGTACCAGTACTGGATGGACAAACAATATTTCCGTTCAGTACCAGATGAACGTCCTCCTTTTACGATCGTGATCCCCCCGCCGAATGTAACAGGTGTGTTACACATGGGGCATACGTTGAATGAGACCGTGCAGGATATCCTTGTCCGCCATGCCCGTATGAGCGGTTTTAACGCCTGCTGGGTTCCGGGATCTGATCACGCTTCCATTGCCACCGAATCCAAGGTGGTAAATATGCTGAAAGACGAAAAAGGGATCGAGAAAAGCCAGCTTAGCCGGGAAGAATTCCTGAAATACGCCTACGAATGGAAAGACAAATATGGTGGTATCATCTACCACCAGATCAAAAAACTGGGCTGCTCTGTAGATTGGGACAGGGTGAGCTTCACCATGGACGACCATTATTATAAAGCGGTGATCCGCGTGTTTGTAGACCTTTATGATAAAGGCCTCATCTACCGCGGCGCCCGTATGATCAACTGGGACCCCAAAGCCAAGACCGCCCTCAGCGATGAAGAGGTGGAATACAAAGAACTGAATGGTAAGCTCTACCATGTTAAATATGCCATCGTAAACGGAGACGGCAAACCTACCGGCGAATTCATCACCATTGCCACACAACGCCCTGAAACCATCATGGGTGATACCGCCATCTGCGTAAACCCGGAAGATGAAAGGTATGCACACCTGAATGGCCACTTTGCCGTAGTGCCTTTAGTGAACCGGAAAGTACCCATCATTTATGATACATATGTTGATAAGGAATTTGGAACAGGCGCCCTGAAAGTAACGCCCGCCCATGATATCAACGACTATAACCTGGGGCTTAAACATCACCTGGAGATCGTTGATACCCTCAACGATGATGGTACCTTAAGCGCTGCCGCTGAAGTATTTGTGGGAGAAGACCGTTTCCGTGCAAGGAAGAAAGTTGTAGCCGCATTGCAGGAACAAGGCCTGATGGTGAAGGAAGAAGAATACGCCACCCGCCTCGGTTACAGCCAGCGTAACCCGGATACGGTTGTAGAACCCCGCATTTCCACACAGTGGTTCGTGAAAATGGCAGACATGGCACAACCCGCGCTGGATGCTGTTGTGAATGGTGATGTAAAGATCCACCCCGGCGATCGTTTCCTGGCTACTTACAAATACTGGATGGAAAATGTGAAGGACTGGTGTATCTCCCGCCAATTGTGGTGGGGCCAGCAGATCCCCGCCTGGTACGACGATAACGGTCAGTTTGTAGTAGCGGAAACACATGATGCCGCACTGAAATTATACGCTTCCAAATTCGGTAAAGAGGCGGTTAAATTGAAACAGGACGAAGACTGCCTGGATACCTGGTTCTCCTCCTGGCTCTGGCCGGTTGAGGTTTTTAACGGTATCAGCGATCCTGATAATAAAGACATCAATTACTATTACCCTACTTCCGTATTGGTAACAGGGCAGGATATCATTTTCTTCTGGGTGGCACGTATGATCATGGCCGGCCTGGAATACAAGCAGGTAAAGCCTTTCAGCGACGTATACTTCACCGGCATGGTGCGAGACAAGCTGGGCCGCAAAATGAGCAAGCAGTTAGGCAACTCACCTGATCTGCTGGAACTGATAGAAAAGTATGGCGCAGATGCCGTACGTTTTGGTATCATGATCTCCTCTCCCGCAGGTAACGATCTGCTGTTTGACGATACCAGCTGCGAGCAGGGCCGCTTCTTCAACAACAAGATGTGGAATGCCCTCAAGCTGGTAAAGATGTGGAAGCCTGTTGAAAATACCGGCGCTCCCGTTCCCACATTTGCAGTGGAATGGATGGAGAACCGCCTCAACGAAGTGCATGCAGAAGTAGAAAAACTCTTTAAAGACTTCCGCCTGAGCGAAGCCCTGAAAGCTATCTACAGCCTGATCTGGGACGATTTCTGCAGCTGGTACCTGGAATGGATCAAACCCGGTTTTGAACAACCTATTGATGCCGGCGTATATGAAAAGACCATCGGTTTCTTTGAACGCCTCGTGCAATTGCTGCATCCCTTCATGCCTTTCATCACGGAAGAATTATATCACCTGCTCCGCGAACGCAAAGCAGGAGACGATGTGGTGATCCGCCAGTTTGCCAAACCTGCAGCCACTAATAATACCATACTCACAGAAGGCGCACTGGCAAAAGAAGTGATCAGCAGTATCCGTGATGCCCGTAACAAGAACCAGTTCAAACCGAAAGATGAGATCGGGTTATATATCGAAACACATCACGGGAATGCATTCAAACGGATAGAAAACATCATTGCCAAACAGGTGAATGCCAACGTGGTAGCTTATACGAAAGAAGCTATCCCCGGCGCTATTGCCCTCGTGATCGGGAAAGACAAGTTCTATCTTGTTACGGAAAGGGAAGTAGATCCTGCTGCTCAAAAGGAACAACTGCTCAAAGACCTGGAATACCAGCAGGGTTTCCTGAAGTCTGTGGAAAACAAATTATCCAATGAGCGCTTTGTGGCGAATGCCAAACCGGAAGTGGTGGAAGCAGAACGAAAGAAGCAGTCGGACTGCATCGCCAAGATCCAGGCAATTGAAGAAAGTTTGAAAACTTTATAA
- a CDS encoding AI-2E family transporter, whose translation MRPLQKREPFYIRLSHTLLSLVLIVIILRTMKEILAPVAFGFIFAILLLPVAQGLERIRFSRGLAATVAVLLFILFMAGLLYFISWQTSSFLTDLPLLEKRLMVQANELTLWIDEKFKIDSDQQIAWINETAAKSITTVSSFAMNAVSSVSAILIFLIFIPMYTFFLLFYRKLLVRFLLKLFHRDHADEVHEVIAHARVVVKSYVVGLFIEMVVVAVLNISALLLLGVKYAVLLGTLGAIFNIIPYLGMIVTIIITLIVTLTTATPAMALWAALSLFGIHLVDANVLLPRIVGSKVSINAMITLLGVFVGSMIWGIAGMFISIPAMALLKIIFDRVPSLKPWGILMGSGE comes from the coding sequence ATGAGACCGCTACAGAAAAGAGAGCCTTTCTACATCAGATTAAGTCATACACTTTTAAGCCTGGTGTTGATCGTGATCATTCTCCGCACCATGAAGGAGATCCTGGCGCCGGTGGCATTCGGGTTCATTTTCGCCATCCTCTTATTACCTGTTGCACAGGGTTTGGAAAGGATCAGGTTCTCCCGCGGTCTCGCAGCTACTGTAGCAGTATTGTTGTTCATCCTGTTCATGGCAGGATTGCTCTACTTCATCTCCTGGCAAACTTCTTCTTTTTTAACGGACCTGCCTTTATTGGAGAAACGATTGATGGTACAGGCGAATGAACTCACACTTTGGATAGATGAGAAGTTCAAGATCGATTCCGATCAGCAGATAGCCTGGATCAATGAAACAGCCGCAAAGAGTATCACCACTGTTTCCTCGTTTGCGATGAATGCGGTTTCCTCTGTTTCTGCCATTCTCATCTTCCTGATCTTTATCCCGATGTATACTTTCTTCCTGCTGTTCTATCGCAAACTGCTGGTGCGTTTCCTGCTGAAGCTGTTCCATCGTGATCATGCGGATGAAGTACATGAAGTGATTGCACATGCGCGGGTAGTGGTGAAAAGTTATGTGGTGGGATTATTCATAGAAATGGTGGTGGTAGCGGTGTTGAATATCTCTGCATTGTTATTGCTGGGTGTAAAGTATGCCGTGTTGCTGGGAACGCTGGGAGCTATTTTCAACATCATCCCTTACCTGGGTATGATTGTCACCATTATCATCACCCTGATCGTAACACTAACAACGGCCACGCCTGCAATGGCTTTGTGGGCGGCGCTTTCCCTGTTCGGTATTCACCTGGTGGATGCGAATGTATTGCTGCCGCGTATTGTGGGATCGAAAGTATCCATCAATGCCATGATCACTTTGCTGGGCGTATTTGTAGGTAGTATGATCTGGGGAATAGCGGGCATGTTCATTTCCATTCCGGCCATGGCGCTGCTGAAAATTATCTTCGACAGGGTGCCGAGTTTGAAGCCCTGGGGGATCTTAATGGGTTCAGGAGAATAA